A stretch of the Takifugu flavidus isolate HTHZ2018 chromosome 1, ASM371156v2, whole genome shotgun sequence genome encodes the following:
- the LOC130530073 gene encoding neuroligin-4, X-linked-like yields the protein MKPRRSPSPPPPLPSFPSLLPSLLLSGLSLISCLASSSAQQTVPVISTAQGRIRGILTPLPSDLLGPIIQYLGVPYARPPTGDRRFQPPEPPLPWPGIRNVTQFAPVCPQSLDERSILGDMMPSWLTANLDIAATYLTHQSEDCLYLNIYVPTEEDIREEGGQRPVMVFVHGGSYTEGTGNMMDGSVLASYGKVIVITLNYRLGVLGFLSTGDQSAKGNYGLLDQIQALRWVKENIAAFGGDPNRVTVFGSGAGASCVSLLTLSHYSEDLFHRAIIQSGSALASWAVNYQPSKYARQLGERVGCGIDDSSQLVACLKGRSYRELVEQNITPAKYHTAFAPVIDGDVIPDDPQILMEQGEFLNYDVMLGVNQGEGVKFVEGIIDSEDGVTAEDFDFAVSDFVDSLYGYPEGRDTLRESIRFMYTDWADRDNAETRRKTLVALFTDHQWVAPAIATADLHAQYGSPTYFYSFYHHCQSDATPPWADSAHGDEVPYVFGVPMVGPTDLFNCNFSKNDVMLSAVVMTYWTNFAKTGDPNQPVPQDTKFIHTKPNRFEDVAWSKYTPKEQLYLHIGLKPRVRDHYRATKISFWLQLVPHLHHVNELLQSVSSFTHSPSPQDDTPYSYTKRLAKGWPPSTRHPGSQGGTPQPPESALGQGGGESGTRVPNEDYSTELSVTIAVGASLLFLNILAFAALLYKKDKRRLEHRRSRPLPPPRRDITAADVAAHLQGEGLMSLQVKQLECDAASADERNNAHHHHTLDTLDALDGLDTQDIYSTLDTVRLTCPPDYTLTLRRSPDDVPLMTSLTPGSLPVTPGSHPVTPATPMTPMTPGSVVGMRVGHPHQGYSHHSPYSNTHLPHTHISTHTHSTTRV from the exons ATGAAACCCAGAAGGTCCCCTTCTCCCCCGCCCCCTCTCCCATCCTTTCCCTCCCTGCTTCCATCGCTCCTCCTCTCCGGCCTctccctcatttcctgtctggcctCCTCATCAGCGCAGCAGACTGTACCCGTCATCTCCACGGCGCAGGGACGCATCCGTGGCATCTTGACCCCGCTGCCGTCGGACCTGCTGGGGCCCATCATCCAGTACCTGGGAGTACCATACGCCAGGCCTCCAACTGGGGACAGGCGTTTCCAGCCCCCGGAGCCACCTCTGCCTTGGCCCGGAATACGCAATGTGACACAATTTGCCCCCGTGTGTCCGCAGTCGCTGGACGAGAGGAGCATACTGGGAGACATGATGCCGTCCTGGCTCACGGCTAACCTGGATATAGCAGCGACGTACCTCACTCACCAGAGTGAGGATTGCCTCTACCTCAATATCTACGTGCCCACCGAGGAAG acATCcgcgaggagggggggcagcggcCAGTGATGGTCTTCGTCCACGGGGGCTCGTATACCGAAGGCACTGGCAACATGATGGATGGCAGCGTGTTGGCTAGCTACGGCAAAGTTATTGTCATCACGCTCAACTACCGTCTCGGAGTGCTGG GGTTTCTCAGTACAGGAGACCAATCAGCAAAAGGGAATTATGGCTTGCTGGATCAGATCCAGGCCCTTCGCTGGGTGAAGGAGAACATTGCAGCTTTTGGTGGGGACCCGAATAGGGTCACCGTGTTTGGTTCTGGAGCTGGTGCCTCCTGTGTGAGCCTGCTCACCTTGTCCCATTACTCTGAGG ACCTCTTCCACAGAGCCATCATCCAGAGCGGCAGCGCCTTGGCCAGTTGGGCCGTCAACTACCAGCCCAGCAAATATGCCCGACAGCTCGGGGAGAGGGTGGGCTGCGGCATCGACGACAGCAGCCAACTGGTCGCTTGCCTCAAGGGTCGGAGTTACCGTGAACTCGTGGAGCAGAACATAACGCCCGCCAAATATCACACGGCTTTTGCGCCAGTGATTGATGGCGACGTTATACCAGACGACCCCCAGATCCTGATGGAGCAAGGAGAGTTCCTCAACTACGACGTGATGCTGGGTGTCAATCAGGGGGAGGGAGTGAAGTTTGTTGAGGGGATCATTGACTCTGAGGACGGGGTCACCGCGGAGGACTTTGATTTTGCTGTGTCAGACTTCGTGGACAGTTTGTATGGATACCCTGAAGGCAGAGACACTCTGAGAGAGAGTATAAG GTTCATGTACACCGACTGGGCCGACCGCGACAATGCGGAAACCCGGCGAAAGACTCTGGTGGCTCTATTCACAGACCACCAGTGGGTGGCGCCAGCAATCGCCACCGCTGACTTGCACGCACAGTATGGCTCTCCCACCTACTTCTACTCATTTTACCACCACTGCCAGAGTGACGCCACGCCGCCCTGGGCCGACTCCGCCCATGGTGATGAG GTGCCCTACGTGTTTGGAGTGCCCATGGTGGGGCCCACTGATCTATTCAACTGTAACTTCTCCAAGAACGACGTGATGCTGAGCGCTGTAGTCATGACTTACTGGACCAACTTTGCCAAGACTGG tgatCCAAATCAGCCGGTTCCTCAAGACACCAAGTTCATCCACACAAAACCCAACCGATTTGAAGACGTGGCCTGGTCTAAGTACACCCCTAAAGAGCAGCTGTACCTCCACATCGGCCTGAAGCCTCGGGTCAGAGACCACTACCGCGCCACCAAAATCTCCTTCTGGCTCCAGCTGGTGCCTCATTTGCATCACGTCAACGAGCTCCTTCAATCGGTGTCCTCCTTCACTCACAGCCCCTCCCCGCAGGACGACACTCCCTACTCTTACACCAAGCGTCTGGCCAAGGGTTGGCCGCCGAGCACTCGTCACCCGGGCTCACAGGGAGGCACACCACAGCCCCCGGAGTCCGCTCTGGGCCAGGGAGGAGGCGAGAGCGGGACCCGTGTCCCGAATGAGGATTACTCGACGGAGCTGTCAGTGACGATCGCAGTGGGAGCGTCGCTCTTGTTCCTAAATATCCTCGCATTTGCAGCTCTGCTTTACAAGAAAGACAAGAGGCGCCTGGAGCATCGCCGctcccgtcctcttcctccccccaggCGAGACAtcactgctgcagatgttgctgcccACCTGCAGGGAGAGGGACTGATGTCATTACAG GTGAAGCAGCTGGAGTGTGATGCGGCTTCAGCAGACGAGAGGAACAAcgctcatcaccatcacaccctGGACACGCTGGACGCCCTGGACGGTCTGGACACGCAGGACATCTACAGCACGCTGGACACggtgcgccttacctgcccgcCGGACTACACCCTCACCTTACGCCGCTCGCCTGATGACGTCCCCCTCATGACCTCCCTGACCCCGGGGTCTCTGCCTGTGACCCCTGGGTCGCACCCCGTTACCCCGGCGACACCGATGACCCCTATGACGCCAGGATCAGTGGTGGGGATGAGGGTGGGACATCCACACCAGGGATACTCACATCACAGCCCATATAGTAACACGCActtgccccacacacacatctccacgCATACACACTCCACCACACGTGTATAA
- the sona gene encoding LOW QUALITY PROTEIN: serine/arginine repetitive matrix protein 2 (The sequence of the model RefSeq protein was modified relative to this genomic sequence to represent the inferred CDS: inserted 1 base in 1 codon; deleted 2 bases in 1 codon) encodes MECAVNIPTAEDEAPAKDDIISKETSEPPHKKNKKHKKHKSKKKKRKKKGEKESSSESGAESDVEPPPPPKPVRTTRSRRIEVLHLLQCPISSSTGAADNTGLKEESKKDGISDTGDAKSKKHKRAKKXKKKRKKDEKQGKKSPSHSPSESSSATGSESEGDGGKGTGDGKYSPAVASMTQDPVSKLITKSNPGEEKEALVTTKSELYEIKKEDIVDMTVSPCAGNTNGSENETRSPPAGQQEMTPTAAADVKAEDAVADGAFAHTHELPDIIPKQEGPLARDEPALKDQSNLFQTSSVKEPDSLPKSPSPSNAAQIKRSESSRSPSPTPQKAAEDKERSRSKGKYSTTPLKSRQLSRSRSQTPKSKRKSRSRSPASPKRASYRSRSTSHSPTPKKKVSKPRKKSPKRWKSPLSVSPKRSRISPKRRLSRSPKRSSRRSPSWSPRKSRRRSGSRSRGGIRRSRSRSPKRSGAGGRRSPSRSRSRSVTRTRRSRRSRSRSVSRRAGGRRSRSLSQPRRRRSPPPRSRRSRSRSGRRARRTRSRSIVVLKRNRRSRSPRKRSPLTRRRSPSHSPARRRSWTPVRKNRSPLRSSKRSNSRSLSRRGRSKSLSPRPGRTRSKSPGKKSRRSKSVSVEKRSKSRSRSESSDRRSESSSNVGSTASSPTKEQKPNSSQIEQVPEEKPTVEPEGPVEGPLERPVEGPLERPVEGPLEDQLKDLLKDQLKDLLKDQLKDLLKDQLKDLLRDQLKDLLKDQLKDLLKDLPRDLLKDQLKDLLKDLLKDLPRDLLKDQLKDLLKDQLKDLLKDLPKDLLLQQARMPKSEKKEEVCAASSQEQDVSRSRSASREPASSPDKSQHSEGSDEEEHAASPVKALPTIPSPAGGGKVSQSTSSPQRSSSVKERSRSKTPVRRKDSVSPEKKKRRSKSRSPVRRRRSRSVRRKRSRSKSRQRAHRSRSRSPARKRRSRSPNTRGRRRSKSPDRGKRSRSRSTGRRKRSRSGDRSRRSRSRSTDRRRRSRSRGRGRRPVFRSRSFDRRDRWKREPSHSPVLILRKQRRSGSRTRRSTSKTPPRLTELDKDQLLEIAKANAAAMCAKAGVPIPESLRPKAILQLPLPTPSPGPLSLPLPLPLPMGMGMPNMPNMGPMGLPNIPGMPAMSNLSMSAAVASMTAATMTAALTNMGALAAMPPLAPLPTITNKPPPCLAPPAPAVNLDHIEEAKRKVTHQANIHTIKELTEKCKMIANSKEEMAIAKPHVSDDES; translated from the exons ATGGAATGTGCCGTGAATATTCCCACAG CTGAGGATGAGGCGCCTGCGAAGGATGATATTATCTCCAAAGAAACGAGTGAGCCCccacacaagaaaaacaagaagcacaaaaaacacaagagcaagaaaaaaaagaggaagaagaagggagaAAAGGAGAGCAGCTCCGAATCTGGTGCCGAGTCCGATGTTgagccaccacctcctccaaaaCCTGTTCGGACCACAAGATCAAG AAGAATTGAGGTTTTGCACCTTTTACAG TGCCCGATTAGCAGCAGTACAGGCGCTGCAGACAACACTGGACTAAAAGAAGAGAGCAAAAAGGACGGCATTTCAG ACACGGGTGATGCAAAATctaaaaaacataaaagagccaaga aaaaaaagaagagaaagaaagatgaaaaacaggggaaaaaatccCCTTCACACTCCCCTTCCGAAAGCAGCTCAGCCACAGGTTCTGAGTCTGAAGGAGACGGAGGTAAAGGAACGGGCGATGGCAAATATTCGCCAGCGGTCGCTTCCATGACGCAAGATCCAGTTTCCAAACTGATAACAAAGAGTAATCcgggggaggagaaagaagcTCTTGTTACAACAAAGTCTGAATTGTACGAGATTAAGAAAGAGGATATCGTGGACATGACTGTGTCCCCATGTGCAGGCAACACCAATGggtcagaaaatgaaacacGGTCCCCCCCTGCTGGCCAACAGGAGATGacaccaacagctgcagcagatgtgaaGGCGGAGGACGCTGTTGCCGACGGTGCGTTCGCTCATACCCATGAACTCCCTGACATCATCCCAAAACAGGAAGGCCCTCTGGCAAGAGATGAGCCCGCCCTGAAGGATCAGAGTAATCTCTTTCAAACCTCAAGTGTCAAAGAACCTGACTCTCTT CCAAAGTCTCCCTCCCCTTCAAATGCTGCACAAATTAAAAGATCAGAGTCAAGTCGTAGTCCCTCGCCAACCCCtcagaaagcagcagaagatAAAGAACGCTCCAGGTCGAAGGGGAAATATTCCACAACCCCTTTAAAGAGTCGACAGCTTTCCCGCTCGCGCTCTCAGACCCCGAAATCTAAAAGGAAGTCACGTTCACGCTCCCCGGCATCACCTAAGAGAGCTAGCTATCGGTCCCGGTCTACCTCACATTCCCCCACACCTAAGAAAAAGGTGTCAAAGCCTCGAAAGAAGTCTCCTAAAAGGTGGAAGAGTCCTTTATCGGTTtccccaaagagaagcagaatTTCTCCTAAAAGGAGGTTATCAAGATCGCCAAAACGTAGTAGTCGGAGGTCTCCCTCCTGGTCGCCGAGGAAAAGTCGGAGGAGGTCAGGATCCCGTTCCCGTGGAGGAATAAGGCGCTCCAGAAGCCGTTCACCTAAACGAAGTGGAGCAGGAGGCCGGCGTTCACCGTCACGTTCAAGGTCGCGCTCCGTCACTAGAACCCGGCGCTCCCGAAGGTCCAGGTCACGATCCGTGTCAAGGCGCGCAGGCGGTAGGCGCTCCAGGAGTTTATCCCAACCTCGACGTAGGAGATCCCCACCCCCTAGATCCCGCCGCTCCCGATCTCGGTCTGGTCGCAGGGCCAGGCGGACCCGATCACGGTCTATCGTTGTTCTGAAGCGCAACCGTCGCTCCAGGAGCCCCCGTAAACGGAGCCCTCTGACCCGCAGGCGGTCTCCATCACACTCACCAGCCAGAAGGCGCTCTTGGACCCCTGTCAGGAAAAATCGTTCTCCACTGAGATCTAGCAAACGGTCTAATTCCCGTTCCTTGTCTCGTCGGGGACGGTCCAAGTCTCTCTCACCACGACCTGGCAGAACAAGATCCAAATCTCCTGGGAAGAAGAGCAGAAGGTCCAAGTCTGTTTCTGTGGAGAAGAGGTCCAAATCGAGGTCCAGGTCAGAGTCGAGTGATAGACGTTCGGAGAGCTCCTCCAATGTCGGATCCACAGCCTCCTCTCCCACTAAAGAACAAAAGCCAAATTCTTCTCAGATCGAGCAGGTGCCTGAAGAAAAGCCAACGGTGGAACCTGAAGGACCTGTTGAAGGACCTCTTGAAAGACCAGTTGAAGGACCTCTTGAAAGACCAGTTGAAGGACCTCTTGAAGACCAGTTGAAGGACCTCCTGAAAGACCAGTTGAAGGACCTCCTGAAAGACCAGTTGAAGGACCTCCTGAAAGACCAGTTGAAGGACCTCTTGAGAGACCAGTTGAAGGACCTCCTGAAAGACCAGTTGAAGGACCTCTTGAAAGACCTCCCGAGGGACCTCCTGAAAGACCAGTTGAAGGACCTCCTGAAAGACCTCCTGAAAGACCTCCCGAGGGACCTCCTGAAAGACCAGTTGAAGGACCTCTTGAAAGACCAGTTGAAGGACCTCCTGAAAGACCTCCCGAAAGACCTCCTATTACAGCAG GCTCGAATGCCCAAAAgcgaaaagaaagaggaggtttGTGCCGCTTCCTCCCAGGAGCAGGATGTTTCCAGGTCAAGGTCTGCTTCCAGAGAGCCTGCGTCTAGCCCAGATAAGTCCCAACATTCGGAGGGCTCGGATGAAGAGGAACATGCTGCATCTCCCGTTAAAGCCCTCCCTACAATCCCGTCACCAGCAGGTGGGGGGAAAGTGTCGCAGTCCACTTCATCCCCGCAGAGATCCTCATCGGTGAAGGAGCGGTCCAG GTCCAAGACTCCAGTAAGGAGAAAAGATTCCGTCTCtcctgaaaagaagaaaagacgcTCAAAATCTCGGAGTCCTGTGCGTCGGCGGAGGTCTCGCTCCGTGCGGCGCAAGAGGTCGAGGTCCAAGTCCCGACAAAGAGCCCACAGGTCCAGGTCTCGCTCTCCAGCACGGAAAAGGAGGTCACGTTCACCGAACACACGCGGGAGGAGGAGGTCCAAGTCTCCGGACAGAGGCAAGCGGTCCAGGAGCCGTTCcacggggaggaggaagaggtccAGGTCAGGGGACAGAAGCAGGCGCTCCAGATCCCGGTCGACAGATCGCAGGCGCAGGTCTCGCTCCAGGGGCCGCGGAAGGCGGCCGGTGTTTCGGAGTCGTTCTTTCGATAGGCGCGACAGATGGAAGAGAGAGCCGAGCCACTCTCCAGTTCTCATTCTTCGGAAACAGCGGCGCTCTGGATCCCGGACACGGCGAAGTACAAGCAAGACTCCTCCAAGGCTCACCGAACTGG ATAAGGACCAGTTACTCGAAATAGCAAAAGCTAACGCCGCTGCCATGTGTGCTAAAGCTGGGGTGCCCATTCCCGAGAGTCTCCGGCCGAAAGCcatcctccagcttcctctccctACTCCATCTCCCGGCCCCCTCTCCTTACCTTTACCTCTCCCTCTTCCCATGGGCATGGGAATGCCCAACATGCCCAACATGGGTCCAATGGGCCTTCCCAATATTCCAGGAATGCCTGCTATGTCAAACCTCTCCATGAGTGCCGCCGTGGCAAGCATGACGGCAGCTACCATGACGGCTGCCTTGACCAACATGGGTGCCCTGGCTGCCATGCCACCGCTCGCTCCCCTTCCCACCATTACCAACAAGCCTCCCCCGTGCCTTGCCCCTCCAGCGCCAGCCGTCAACCTCGACCATATTGAAGAAGCCAAGCGGAAGGTCACTCATCAGGCTAACATACACACCATTAAGGAGCTGACTGAG AAGTGTAAAATGATCGCAAACAGCAAGGAGGAGATGGCCATCGCTAAACCCCATGTGTCAGATGATGAAAGCTAA